One bacterium DNA segment encodes these proteins:
- a CDS encoding efflux RND transporter periplasmic adaptor subunit yields the protein MADGRGAASADLGKLRISDEERQGRRKPRRWPWFLLAAAVVIAVLVFVSRPATVTVATARSGGGGPAEQGGVVLTTNGYVEARHQASVAARATGRLAEVMVEEGDTVSA from the coding sequence GTGGCTGACGGACGCGGCGCGGCATCCGCCGATCTGGGCAAGTTGCGCATTTCCGACGAGGAACGGCAGGGACGGCGGAAACCGCGGCGCTGGCCCTGGTTCCTGCTGGCGGCGGCCGTCGTGATCGCCGTGCTGGTCTTCGTGTCGCGGCCCGCCACGGTCACCGTGGCCACGGCCCGCAGCGGCGGCGGCGGGCCGGCCGAGCAGGGCGGGGTCGTGCTGACGACCAACGGCTACGTCGAAGCCCGCCACCAGGCGTCGGTGGCGGCGCGCGCGACGGGCCGCCTCGCCGAAGTCATGGTCGAGGAGGGCGATACCGTGTCGGCC
- a CDS encoding FAD/NAD(P)-binding protein has protein sequence MRLYTPHLMEIFETRQETPDVKTLKLRFVEPQMRESFSFLAGQFGLYSAFGEGESTFCIASPPTWKDHIECTFRAVGKVTEVLRRKEAGDVIGFRGPYGNHFPLEEYRGKDLLFVVGGIALPPLRCLIWNVLDRRDEFGAVRIVYGARSVADLVYKHELDDWAARSDVELVTTVDPGGETPDWKGGIGFVPTALEQYAPPSGNGLAFVCGPPIMIKFSMPVLDKLGFAPGQIVTTLENRMKCGVGKCGRCNIGGTYVCKEGPVFTARELEALPMGSDY, from the coding sequence ATGAGGCTCTACACGCCGCACCTGATGGAGATCTTCGAGACCCGTCAGGAAACGCCCGACGTCAAGACGCTCAAGCTGCGCTTCGTCGAGCCGCAGATGCGCGAGTCGTTCAGCTTCCTGGCCGGCCAGTTCGGCCTGTACTCGGCGTTCGGCGAGGGCGAGTCGACCTTCTGCATCGCCTCGCCGCCCACCTGGAAGGACCACATCGAGTGCACCTTCCGGGCCGTGGGCAAGGTGACCGAGGTGCTGCGCCGCAAGGAGGCCGGCGACGTCATCGGCTTCCGCGGGCCGTACGGCAACCACTTCCCGCTCGAGGAGTACCGCGGCAAGGACCTGCTGTTCGTCGTCGGCGGCATCGCCCTGCCGCCGCTGCGCTGCCTGATCTGGAACGTGCTGGACCGCCGCGACGAGTTCGGGGCCGTGCGCATCGTCTACGGCGCGCGCAGCGTGGCGGACCTCGTCTACAAGCACGAGCTGGACGACTGGGCGGCGCGCAGCGACGTGGAGCTGGTGACCACGGTCGATCCCGGCGGCGAGACCCCCGACTGGAAGGGCGGGATCGGCTTCGTGCCGACCGCGCTCGAGCAGTACGCCCCGCCGTCGGGCAACGGCCTGGCCTTCGTCTGCGGCCCCCCGATCATGATCAAGTTCTCGATGCCCGTGCTCGACAAGCTGGGCTTCGCCCCCGGGCAGATCGTCACCACGCTCGAGAACCGCATGAAGTGCGGCGTGGGCAAGTGCGGCCGGTGCAACATCGGCGGCACCTACGTCTGCAAGGAGGGCCCGGTCTTCACGGCGCGCGAGCTGGAGGCCCTGCCGATGGGGAGCGACTACTAG
- a CDS encoding 4Fe-4S dicluster domain-containing protein encodes MDLRWTVDDLKTWTSALLRERRIVAPVVTPAGPVWAPVRDAGEVAWDYGRTAVSPREWLLPRHETLFAYDLAANPPQLVEAPLDAPPTVLLLVHPCDVAGVRALDAVMRWDYVDEPFEARRAGTLLVALGCATAPSPESCFCAAAGVDPAWAPKADVMISPVEGGYTVCALTAAGEASLEGAPKPLTAAPADAGRPAPGKAGTLALDVAAAAAALRGRFDDPVWESLSDACVGCGTCAYVCPSCHCFDVVDEGDWRRGERVRNWDACAFDHFTAHASGHNPRPRQSLRYRQRIYHKFVYYPEKFGHLLCTGCGRCVDACPAGMDLVEVLQVFEAAPAGQGGAR; translated from the coding sequence GTGGACCTGCGTTGGACCGTCGACGATCTCAAGACCTGGACGAGCGCCCTGCTGCGCGAGCGCCGGATCGTCGCGCCCGTCGTCACGCCCGCGGGACCGGTCTGGGCGCCGGTCCGCGACGCCGGCGAGGTCGCCTGGGACTACGGCCGCACGGCGGTCTCCCCGCGCGAGTGGCTGCTGCCGCGACACGAGACGCTGTTCGCGTATGACCTGGCGGCGAACCCGCCGCAGCTCGTCGAGGCGCCCCTGGACGCGCCGCCGACCGTGCTGCTGCTCGTGCACCCGTGCGACGTGGCGGGCGTGCGCGCGCTCGACGCGGTCATGCGCTGGGACTACGTCGACGAGCCGTTCGAAGCCCGGCGGGCCGGCACGCTGCTGGTGGCGCTCGGCTGCGCCACGGCGCCGTCGCCCGAGAGCTGCTTCTGCGCCGCCGCGGGGGTCGACCCCGCGTGGGCGCCTAAGGCCGATGTGATGATCTCTCCGGTCGAGGGCGGCTACACCGTCTGCGCCCTGACCGCGGCCGGCGAGGCGTCGCTAGAGGGCGCGCCGAAACCGCTGACCGCGGCCCCCGCCGACGCCGGACGGCCCGCCCCCGGCAAGGCCGGCACGCTCGCGCTGGACGTCGCGGCGGCGGCCGCCGCGCTGCGCGGCCGCTTCGACGACCCGGTGTGGGAGTCGCTGTCGGACGCGTGCGTGGGGTGCGGCACCTGCGCCTACGTCTGCCCGTCGTGCCACTGCTTCGACGTGGTGGACGAGGGGGACTGGCGCCGCGGCGAGCGCGTGCGCAACTGGGACGCCTGCGCCTTCGACCACTTCACGGCGCACGCCTCGGGCCACAACCCGCGACCCCGCCAGTCCTTGCGCTACCGGCAGCGCATCTATCACAAGTTCGTCTACTACCCCGAGAAGTTCGGCCACCTGCTCTGCACCGGCTGCGGCCGGTGCGTGGACGCCTGCCCCGCCGGGATGGACCTCGTCGAGGTGCTGCAGGTGTTCGAGGCGGCCCCCGCGGGCCAGGGAGGTGCGCGATGA